One part of the Cottoperca gobio chromosome 14, fCotGob3.1, whole genome shotgun sequence genome encodes these proteins:
- the skp1 gene encoding S-phase kinase-associated protein 1 codes for MPTIKLQSSDGEIFEVDVEIAKQSVTIKTMLEDLGMDDEGDDDPVPLPNVNAAILKKVIQWCTHHKDDPPPPEDDENKEKRTDDIPVWDQEFLKVDQGTLFELILAANYLDIKGLLDVTCKTVANMIKGKTPEEIRKTFNIKNDFTEEEEAQVRKENQWCEEK; via the exons ATGCCCACAATAAAATTACAGAGCTCCGATGGGGAAATCTTCGAGGTGGATGTTGAGATAGCCAAACAGTCTGTCACCATCAAGACGATGTTAGAAG ATTTGGGAATGGATGATGAAGGAGATGATGACCCAGTTCCCCTCCCTAATGTTAACGCTGCCATCCTCAAGAAg gtgattcagtggtGCACCCATCACAAAGATGACCCTCCTCCCCCTGAGGATGAtgagaacaaggagaagaggACGGATGACATTCCTGTATGGGaccaggagttcctcaaagtggaCCAAGGCACCTTGTTTGAACTCATTCTG GCCGCCAACTATTTGGACATCAAAGGTCTGTTAGATGTCACCTGCAAGACGGTGGCCAACATGATTAAAGGCAAAACCCCGGAGGAGATCAGGAAGACTTTCAACATCAAAAATGAtttcacagaggaagaagaagcccAG GTACGCAAAGAGAACCAGTGGTGTGAAGAGAAGTAA